The Natrinema caseinilyticum genomic sequence TCCGAGGCAACCACATCGACGCCGACCGCGCCGAAGACTGGGGGCTGATCAACCGCTCGGTCGACCGGTCCGAATTCGACGACACCGTCGGCGAGTTCGTCGACGACCTGCGAACGGGGCCGCCGATCGGTCTCAAGGTCGCCAAGAAGGTCATGAACGAGGGCCAGGACGCGAGCCTCGATGCCGCGCTCGCCCTCGAGAGCCAGGGCTTCGGCCTCCTTTCGAGCACCGACGACGTCGTCGAGGGGACCGTCGCGTTCGCCGAGGACCGCGAGCCCGAATTCGAGGGCGAGTGAGATGACCGGTGGACCGGACGACCCGTCCGGGTGGCCCGAATGGGAGTCGTTCGTCGCGCGTCACGGCTACCTGTCGTGGCTCGATCTCGAGGTCGAACACCTCGAGGACGGACGGGCGGCCCTCGTCCTCTCACAGAACGAGGACTTCGAGAACCCGATCGGTAGCGACGGACACGATCCGGTCCACGGCGGTATCGTCGCGACGTTGATCGATACCTCGAGCGCCTTCGCGCTCCGCACCACGTTCGACGACCCGTCGGAAGCCTTCCTGACGACGACCGACCTCAACGTGTCGTACCTCCGTCCGGCAACCGGCGAACTGCGAGCCGAGGCCGAAGTGCTCCGTGCGGGCGGTTCGACCGGCGTCACCGACGTCACCGTCGCGGGTGCGGACGGCGAGGCCGCCGTCGGACGAACCACCTATCGGCTGTTCCGTAACGGACGGGGCGACGACTAACGGTCTCGATCGCGTTCGAAGCGAATACTCGACGGGGACGTGGTCACTCGGTCCCGGGATCGTCGCCGAGTTCCTCGAAGATTCGCGGATCGGTCTGGAACTTGAGGACGTTGTGAACCGCCGAATTACGAATGTTCGTGACGGCTTTGCCGTAGTCCCTGTAGCAGTTGTGAATCCACCGCGAGATTTCCTCGCGATCGCGAAACATCATCACCGTTTTCCACTGGTACTCCCCGTCCGAGAGGAAGAAAAACAGGGTGTGTTTGTCCGCCTTGATGTATTCCATCGCCTCTCGCCAGTAGTCGGCGAAGTGCTCGGGATTGAATTTGAATTCGAACAGCGCGAAGATGTAGTACTCCTCGTTCGGGATGATCGCCTCGCGGAAGACGCCCTCGTCGCGCATCCGCCGGATCGACTCGCTGACGGTGACGTGGGAGACCTCGATGTCGTACTCGGACTCGAGGACCTGCGTGAGTTCCCGCGACGATAACTGTGGATCGTTCGAGAGTTCGCTGAGGATCGCGATGTCGCGATCTTTGAACTCCCAGTTCGGTGGTTCCTTACTCATACTAACGTGCCTCTCATGTGAACCTGCATCTTATGACCTTCCATCGGTCAGGAACTCGCGAAGGCGGTCGGCGTAAGCGTCCGACCGATCCTCCGGAACCCAGTGGTAGGACTCCGACAGCGGCGCGAGTTCGGTATCGGCGATATCGTCTGCCAATCGTTCGGCGTAGGTGTACGGCTGCATCACGTCGTCTTCCCCCCACAGGAGCAACGTCTCGGCGGTGATCGCACCGTAATCGATCTCGGTCGTGTGGTTCGTGTTCGTCGCGACGGCGTTGCGGACCAGCGACACGTGGCCCTCGTCGGTCAGCCACGGTGCTTTCATTCCGTCGACGAACTCGGGATCGGCCTCGCCGTACGCTCCCTCGACGAAGGCCGACTCGAGACGCCCCTCGAGTTCCTCGCGTTCGATGTCCGCGGTCGACGGCAGACCCAGGTTCGAGACGAATTCGACGGGCCAGGAGTCGTAACAGACGGCGTTCGAAAGCACGAGTCGCTCGACGACGTCGGGATTGTGCGCGGCAACGCGCAGCGCGACGCCGCCGCCGATATCGTGACCGACGAGTGCGACCCGATCGGCGCCGAGGTCGTCGAGCAGGGCGTCCAGCATCAGTTCCTGGGCGCGGATCGAACGGTCGAAGTCGTCGCTCATCGCGGAGTTGCCGTAGCCCAGCATGTCGGGCGCGATGGTCCGCCGGTCCGTGGCGACGGCATCGACGACGTCCCGCCAGAGGAACGACCAGGTCGGAATGCCGTGAACGAAGACCACAGGCGGTTCCTCGCCCTCGTCGGCCCCGTCATCGTGGTAGGCGACCTCGAGGTCGTGGCCATCGACGGAAACCGTCGTCGTCGATTGCTGGTCGCTCCAGGTATCGTGGTCGACCATCTAGGTCCCTCCGTTCGGACTGACGCGCCACAGCGGGGCCGTTGCGTCGTCGCTCTCGTTGCGCCAACTGTCACGGCGTCTCTGAGAGACTGCATCACACGCCATCATCGGTGACATACCTCACATTCAGTTTCCATCATAAAACCATTTTGGGAGTGAGCTACCGTTGTTAACGATCGGCCGCGAGCGAACGGCGAAAATCGGACGAGTCGATGGGAGTGACCGTTTCGGACCGACGGCGAGCCGTGGCCGCCGTTACTCGTCCTTCGAACCGGTCGCGAGCCCGGCCAGCGACTCCTCGCCGATTTCCTCGAGAACGTGATCGTGAAACGCCTGCAGTGCGGCACTCTCGTCTTCGGCGAGGACGACGTCGCTCGCCGACAGCGTCGCCAGGCCGAACGCTCGCGGTGTCGGCGAGTCGAGCAGCCGTCGCGAAATCGCGAGCGAGCCGCCATCGATCGCGTCGACGACGTCCTCGATCTCCGCGACGTTCAGTTTATCCTCAAGGATTTCGCGATACGTTTCCTCGATCACCGCGAAGTTTTCGAGACCCTCGGCGAACCCGAGCAGCATCTCGCTCGAGACCTGCTGTTCGCTCGCGGATTTCTCGTAGCCCTTGTACCGTTTGAGGATCATGAGCGAGCGGGTCGCGTTGATCCGGAAGTATCGCTGGAGCAAGTCGGTACCGGCGAGGGACGCACGGAGGTCGTCGCGAACGTCCGCGGCCTCGAGGTCGGCGACGATCCCCTCCATATCGACTTTGCGGTTCAGCGGCATCGAGAGGACGAAGCCGTTGTCCGCGACCGCGACGCGGACGTTCGCGGTCGCCTCCTGCGCACAGCGGTACGCGAGCAGTCGAGAGAGCCCGTCGTTTACCTTGCGACCGTACGACGAGTGGACGTAGTAGTGACGTTCGTACTCCTCCCGGTCGCGGACGACCTCGATCGCGAGTCGGTCGGGCGTGCTGACGCTCTCGGGTCCGGCGTACTGACACTGGTAATCGA encodes the following:
- a CDS encoding alpha/beta fold hydrolase, whose product is MVDHDTWSDQQSTTTVSVDGHDLEVAYHDDGADEGEEPPVVFVHGIPTWSFLWRDVVDAVATDRRTIAPDMLGYGNSAMSDDFDRSIRAQELMLDALLDDLGADRVALVGHDIGGGVALRVAAHNPDVVERLVLSNAVCYDSWPVEFVSNLGLPSTADIEREELEGRLESAFVEGAYGEADPEFVDGMKAPWLTDEGHVSLVRNAVATNTNHTTEIDYGAITAETLLLWGEDDVMQPYTYAERLADDIADTELAPLSESYHWVPEDRSDAYADRLREFLTDGRS
- a CDS encoding PaaI family thioesterase; this translates as MTGGPDDPSGWPEWESFVARHGYLSWLDLEVEHLEDGRAALVLSQNEDFENPIGSDGHDPVHGGIVATLIDTSSAFALRTTFDDPSEAFLTTTDLNVSYLRPATGELRAEAEVLRAGGSTGVTDVTVAGADGEAAVGRTTYRLFRNGRGDD
- a CDS encoding Lrp/AsnC family transcriptional regulator, giving the protein MSKEPPNWEFKDRDIAILSELSNDPQLSSRELTQVLESEYDIEVSHVTVSESIRRMRDEGVFREAIIPNEEYYIFALFEFKFNPEHFADYWREAMEYIKADKHTLFFFLSDGEYQWKTVMMFRDREEISRWIHNCYRDYGKAVTNIRNSAVHNVLKFQTDPRIFEELGDDPGTE